CACATATCCCGGCGTCGGAAATTTGCCTCTTTCCAATATCTTGGCACTTTCATTCATAAGCGCATATTTTACAGCTGTACCGCCTGCATCAATCACCAGATATTTCTTCATCTTACCCTCACCCTTACTATCCAAAATTGATCGCCAGTTTTGCAAAAAAGTCTTCTAACGTCAATCTGACTTCCGCTGTTTTATAAAGCCTGATCTTTCGATAATCCTGCCCGTGAATATAGGTCATGTCATCAGCCACTCTCGGTGCCGGTATCATCTCATAGCTTACTTTTTCCAGTTCCTCCATAAGAACTGCCACAGTCGCCTGATCTCCCAGCCCCCATACTTCTCCATGAGGCCATGCCATATTGTAAACTGCCGCCTTATGATTAAATTCTTCTAACTGCTCAAACAAATATTTGCCTACTTTTCCACATGGATGCACTTTCAACTGCAATTCTGCCAGTGAAACACCAAACTGTTTATATACATCCATTGGAATTTGCCATAGTTCCGCTTTTGAAGCAAAAATTACATTTGCCGCATGAATATCCATCATCAGATTAAATTCAAATCCTCCATTCGGATAGGCGGCTCCTCCGATCCAGATAATCGTAATCCTTTCTGCAATTTCCGGACAGATCAGCAAAGCAGATGCCACATCCGTAACAGCTCCCTGACAAGCAATATACAATGGTCTTTCATCCACTTTCAAAGCTTCTTCGATAATAAATCTGGCGCCCTCTGATTCTACCGGAGTCTGCTCGTCTTCCATTCCCTTTGAAGCGCCCAGAGCTACCGGATATTCTCCTTCTATCCCCATCAGCTCCATCATCCTGATTACTTCATCATAGCTTGCTTTTGCAGTATTCTCCTCTCCGTATTCCTGGGGATTTTTACAAAAATGTCCCGCTACGATTCCCCGCACATCAAACTTGGGAGTCATCAGATGGTGTGCAAGCGCAAACTGATCATCCGCCTCATTTTTACAATCCGTATGAACAATCACTCTTATTTTTTTATTTTCCGGTACTTGATATGCATACTTCCACATACTCTTCTCCTCCTTATCTTTTCCGCTTTCAAAACAGATTTTCTATCCTTTATTCTGCAGTTTGTTCTGCCAGTTTTTTTCTCCGCTCTTTCAATTCACGTTCCATCTGGTCGTACTGTTTATCCAGATCATAGAAATACATCACAACAATACTTACGATATTTGCAATAATCGGAAGAATAACAAATGCAAATAAAATTGCCATATTCGCTTTTGATGACTGCACTGCCACCGTTCCGTCATAAGCTCCCCATGCAAGCAAACCTGCTACAATCGCACTCGCACATGCACTGGAAACTTTATTGGAAAATCCATTGACTGCCATCTGTGTTCCTGCAAGATTCCTTCCGCTCTGCCATTCTCCATAATCTGCCACATCTGCCAGCATAGAAAAATACATGTTGGAACGAAATCCCATTCCGAATCCCATCAGTCCCACTCCCAGGAATACAATCGCCACATTGCTGCCGCCTATCCAGATGATCAAAGACCCCAAAATCTGAATCAAAGTTCCCACAATTGAAATATTTCTTTTACTGTATTTTGCATTGAGACGTGCTGCAATCAACATTGAAAAAATCGGAACAATCGTTGTGATCGTCACTGCCACAGAAGTCATCATCTCATTTCTCACAATATACTTGAAGTAATATGCAATCGCTGCAAACATGCCAAGATATCCCAAAAATAAAAAGAACGTATAGGTAATCATTAACATATATGGTTTGTTTTTTATCAGGTATCCAATATCTTTGATAATACTTGTTTTTTGATTTGTTCTTGGCGGCAAATTGATTTCACGAATACTTGCCACACAGATCAGCATGATCAAAAACACCATGATTCCAAACACAATATTTGTATTTCTATATCCCAGCGCCTGATTTCCATGTCCCAGTTTTTCAATCAGCCACAATGCCATAGATGCAGATGTCAAAGATCCAAGATTCGAGAAAATTGTTCTTGTAGTGGCAATTTTAGTACGTTCCGTGGCATCTGCACTCAAAGTCGGCAAAATGGACCCCATCGGAATATTTACCAGCGTATATCCAAAAGAAAAAATAATATATGTAATATACGCCCA
This window of the Mediterraneibacter gnavus ATCC 29149 genome carries:
- a CDS encoding nucleoside hydrolase; the encoded protein is MWKYAYQVPENKKIRVIVHTDCKNEADDQFALAHHLMTPKFDVRGIVAGHFCKNPQEYGEENTAKASYDEVIRMMELMGIEGEYPVALGASKGMEDEQTPVESEGARFIIEEALKVDERPLYIACQGAVTDVASALLICPEIAERITIIWIGGAAYPNGGFEFNLMMDIHAANVIFASKAELWQIPMDVYKQFGVSLAELQLKVHPCGKVGKYLFEQLEEFNHKAAVYNMAWPHGEVWGLGDQATVAVLMEELEKVSYEMIPAPRVADDMTYIHGQDYRKIRLYKTAEVRLTLEDFFAKLAINFG
- a CDS encoding MFS transporter — protein: MMKETGTNSKKFIWRQRIGFGISDYACNLAYLMVNTYLLIFYTDVAGIPATSAAFMFLITKFIDAFTDYMVGALVDRTNTKMGRNRPWMLAGAPVLAVGMVLVFTTPDFSTGGKLAWAYITYIIFSFGYTLVNIPMGSILPTLSADATERTKIATTRTIFSNLGSLTSASMALWLIEKLGHGNQALGYRNTNIVFGIMVFLIMLICVASIREINLPPRTNQKTSIIKDIGYLIKNKPYMLMITYTFFLFLGYLGMFAAIAYYFKYIVRNEMMTSVAVTITTIVPIFSMLIAARLNAKYSKRNISIVGTLIQILGSLIIWIGGSNVAIVFLGVGLMGFGMGFRSNMYFSMLADVADYGEWQSGRNLAGTQMAVNGFSNKVSSACASAIVAGLLAWGAYDGTVAVQSSKANMAILFAFVILPIIANIVSIVVMYFYDLDKQYDQMERELKERRKKLAEQTAE